The window GGACGAACGGGCGATCGGTAGATGCGCTGCCGTCCATCTCACGGGCAGCCGACGCTCGTCCATCGCTGGAAACGTCGGCGGACCCGCGTGACACCGCGGCGGAATCGGCGGATGCGGGGCAGGGGTCGGGCGCCTCGGGAGATGCACATCTACCGGCAGGTGCAGTGCACCCCGGCAGCGCCTCCGCAGATACAGCTCGGTCGCGCGACGAATCGGGGGATGTGGGGCGGGGGGGTGCGTCGGGAGATGCGAAGCCGTTTGGGGATGCGCATCTCCCGATCGACCCTGCGGTTGCGGATGCCGCGGGGCGGACGATGGTGCTGCATCCCCGCCAGTCGTTCGCGGCGTGGAGGGAGACGGTGCGGGGGCGGTCGCTGTCGTGGAAGCCGGCGGAGGTGCGCGCGGCGGCTGAGCTGCGGGGGCGCATCGTGGACGTGGTCCTGCGCAACGCGGACCAGCTCGCCACCGTGAACGCCGAGCTCCAGCGCAGCAACGAGGAGCTGGACGCCTTCACGTACATCGCGTCGCACGACCTGAAGGAGCCCCTGCGCGGCATCCACAGCTTCTCGCGCATGCTCATGGAGGACCGCGGCGAGGCGCTGGCGCCCGAGGGCCGCGAGCAGGTGGAGACGCTGCTGCGGCTGAGCGCCCGCATGCACGGCATGCTGGACTCGCTGCTGCTGTACTCGCGCGCCGGCAAGCTGGAGCTGCGCCGCACGGACGTGGACCTGCACGAGCTGGTGGCCGAGGTGCTGGACACCCTGGCCAGCCGCCTGGCCGAGAAGGGCACAGACGTGCGCGTTCCCCGCCGCCTGCCCACGCTGCGCTGCGACCCCGTGCGGGCCGGCTCGGTCTTCCAGAACCTGATCAGCAACGCCATCAAGTACAACGACGCCGGGAGCCCGTGGGTGGAGGTCGGCTACGCCGAGCAGGGGGAGGGCCGGCCGCACGTGCTGTACGTGCGCGACAACGGCATCGGCATCGACCCCAAGCACTGGGACGCGGTGTTCCGCATCTTCAAGCGGCTGCACGGGCGCGACAAGTTCGGCGGCGGCGCGGGGGCCGGGCTCACCATCGCGCGGCGGCTGGTGGAGCGGCACGGAGGACGCATATGGCTGGAGTCGGCGCCCGGCGAGGGGACCACTTTCTTCTTCACCCTGCAAGCCGACCCATGCAGCTGAGACCACGCACCGCGGGCCCCATCCTCATCGTGGAGGACAGCGACGAGGACCATGCGGCGCTCGCCTGGGCCATGCGCAAGCTGGAGCTT is drawn from Longimicrobiaceae bacterium and contains these coding sequences:
- a CDS encoding ATP-binding protein, with product PVRPASPQGESGDAHLPVQSADVGSSGDATTSTVPAQSVTAPADAGGTNGRSVDALPSISRAADARPSLETSADPRDTAAESADAGQGSGASGDAHLPAGAVHPGSASADTARSRDESGDVGRGGASGDAKPFGDAHLPIDPAVADAAGRTMVLHPRQSFAAWRETVRGRSLSWKPAEVRAAAELRGRIVDVVLRNADQLATVNAELQRSNEELDAFTYIASHDLKEPLRGIHSFSRMLMEDRGEALAPEGREQVETLLRLSARMHGMLDSLLLYSRAGKLELRRTDVDLHELVAEVLDTLASRLAEKGTDVRVPRRLPTLRCDPVRAGSVFQNLISNAIKYNDAGSPWVEVGYAEQGEGRPHVLYVRDNGIGIDPKHWDAVFRIFKRLHGRDKFGGGAGAGLTIARRLVERHGGRIWLESAPGEGTTFFFTLQADPCS